The following are encoded in a window of Thermodesulfobacterium geofontis OPF15 genomic DNA:
- a CDS encoding YggS family pyridoxal phosphate-dependent enzyme translates to MDWETLLKENYLRILENIQRACEKSGRKFEEIKILGASKKQTSEKIKIAFKLGIKLFGENYVQEAEKKIFELKDFPIEWHFIGRLQTNKVKKALNLFSMIQTLDRINLAQEIQKQAEKKNLIVPVLVEVNIGKEPTKGGVYPEKLEDFIGEVKNFNRIKIKGLMCLPPYEEDPEKVRPYFMKMQKIFEKIKTYMNSEFKELSMGTSNDYTIAIEEGATIIRIGEALFGKRS, encoded by the coding sequence ATGGATTGGGAAACTTTACTTAAAGAAAATTACCTTAGAATATTAGAAAATATCCAAAGGGCCTGTGAAAAATCAGGAAGGAAATTTGAAGAAATAAAAATTTTGGGGGCTTCAAAAAAACAGACTTCTGAAAAGATAAAAATAGCTTTTAAGCTGGGGATTAAATTGTTTGGAGAAAATTATGTTCAAGAGGCTGAAAAAAAGATTTTTGAACTTAAAGATTTTCCTATAGAATGGCATTTTATAGGAAGGCTTCAGACAAACAAAGTAAAAAAAGCCTTAAATTTATTTTCCATGATTCAAACCTTAGATAGAATAAACTTAGCTCAAGAAATTCAAAAACAAGCAGAAAAAAAGAATTTAATAGTTCCTGTGTTAGTTGAGGTAAATATCGGTAAAGAGCCTACTAAAGGAGGAGTATATCCAGAAAAATTAGAGGATTTTATTGGAGAAGTTAAAAATTTTAATAGAATAAAAATAAAAGGTCTTATGTGTTTGCCACCTTATGAAGAAGATCCTGAAAAAGTACGTCCCTATTTTATGAAAATGCAAAAAATTTTTGAAAAAATAAAAACTTACATGAATTCAGAATTTAAGGAACTTTCTATGGGTACAAGCAATGATTATACAATTGCTATAGAAGAAGGGGCAACTATTATAAGAATTGGAGAAGCACTATTTGGTAAAAGAAGTTAA
- the atpD gene encoding F0F1 ATP synthase subunit beta, giving the protein MAEEKVIGRIVQIMGCVVDVEFPPGKVPKLLECLRATNPMIDDREWNLVLEVAQQLGDNIVRCVAMEYTDGLKRGDPVLATGAPIMVPVGKATLGRIMNATGDPVDEAGPIVSDKYYPIFRPAPALTELDTTIRVLETGIKVFDLLIPFPRGGKMGTFGGAGVGKTVVMMEMIHNIAMEHGGISVFCGAGERTREGNELYLEMKRSGVLDKAALVYGQMNETPGHRARVAHTGVTVAEYFRDEEGQDVLFFIDNIYRFTQANQEVSALLGRMPSAVGYQPTLATDIGALQERICSTTKGSITSVQCIYVPADDLTDPAPATTFAHLDGTVVLSRQIAELGIYPAVDPLDSQSRILDPNIIGWEHYTVARQVQQVLQRYKDLQDIIAILGVEELSEEDKIIVARARKIQRFLSQPFHVAEHFTGTPGRYVKLEDTIRGFKEILEGKHDELPEPAFYMVGTIEEAVEKAKKIMEG; this is encoded by the coding sequence ATGGCTGAAGAGAAAGTAATAGGTAGGATAGTTCAAATTATGGGATGTGTAGTTGATGTGGAGTTCCCTCCTGGTAAAGTTCCTAAGCTTCTTGAATGTCTTAGGGCTACTAATCCTATGATAGATGATAGAGAGTGGAATTTGGTATTAGAGGTAGCTCAGCAATTAGGAGATAATATAGTGCGTTGTGTCGCTATGGAATATACTGATGGATTAAAAAGAGGTGATCCAGTATTAGCTACAGGAGCACCTATAATGGTTCCTGTTGGTAAAGCTACCTTAGGAAGAATTATGAATGCTACAGGAGATCCTGTTGATGAAGCTGGCCCTATTGTTTCTGATAAATATTATCCTATTTTTAGACCAGCACCTGCTTTAACTGAATTAGATACGACTATTAGAGTTTTAGAAACAGGAATTAAAGTATTTGATCTTCTTATTCCATTCCCTCGTGGTGGCAAGATGGGAACTTTCGGTGGAGCCGGAGTTGGGAAGACAGTAGTTATGATGGAAATGATTCATAATATTGCTATGGAGCACGGAGGAATCTCTGTTTTTTGTGGAGCTGGAGAAAGAACTCGTGAAGGAAACGAACTTTATTTAGAAATGAAGCGTTCAGGAGTTTTAGATAAAGCTGCTCTTGTTTATGGCCAGATGAATGAAACTCCTGGGCATCGTGCAAGGGTTGCTCATACTGGAGTTACAGTAGCCGAGTATTTTAGAGATGAAGAAGGGCAGGATGTGCTTTTCTTTATAGATAATATTTATCGTTTCACTCAAGCAAACCAAGAGGTTTCAGCACTTTTAGGAAGAATGCCCTCAGCAGTTGGATATCAGCCTACTCTTGCTACAGATATTGGGGCTTTGCAAGAAAGAATTTGTTCTACTACTAAAGGTTCTATTACCTCAGTTCAATGTATTTATGTTCCTGCAGATGACTTAACAGACCCTGCACCTGCAACTACATTTGCACATCTTGATGGAACAGTTGTTCTTTCTCGTCAAATTGCAGAGCTTGGAATTTATCCAGCTGTTGACCCCTTAGATTCTCAATCTCGTATTTTAGATCCTAATATAATTGGATGGGAGCATTATACAGTTGCTCGTCAAGTTCAGCAAGTTCTTCAAAGATATAAAGACCTTCAGGACATTATTGCAATTCTCGGAGTAGAGGAACTTTCTGAAGAAGACAAAATAATAGTTGCTCGTGCTAGAAAGATTCAGAGATTCTTGTCTCAGCCTTTCCATGTAGCAGAACATTTTACTGGAACACCTGGTAGATATGTAAAACTTGAAGATACTATTAGAGGATTTAAAGAAATTTTAGAAGGAAAACATGATGAACTTCCTGAGCCAGCATTTTATATGGTTGGAACAATAGAAGAAGCTGTAGAAAAGGCTAAGAAAATAATGGAGGGCTAA
- a CDS encoding archease: MTKFETFEHGADIGIRGYGETLSEAFSNILKALAILLVENLNWKDLSLNKKYPIEIESEFLDELLVVFINKVLSLFYLEKILFFEFKGEIKEKNGKYILKGELLGETYLHEKFGYGVEVKGATFTMAEVKKENNLWIVQCVVDV, encoded by the coding sequence ATGACTAAATTTGAAACTTTTGAGCATGGTGCAGACATAGGGATAAGAGGATATGGAGAAACTCTTTCTGAAGCCTTTTCAAATATTTTAAAAGCTTTAGCAATTTTATTGGTCGAAAATTTAAATTGGAAAGATTTGAGTTTAAATAAAAAATATCCCATAGAAATTGAGTCTGAATTTTTGGATGAATTGTTGGTAGTGTTTATAAATAAAGTTTTAAGCCTTTTTTATCTTGAAAAGATTCTTTTTTTTGAATTTAAGGGAGAGATAAAAGAAAAAAATGGAAAATATATTCTAAAAGGTGAATTATTAGGTGAAACCTATTTACATGAGAAATTTGGTTACGGAGTAGAAGTAAAAGGAGCAACTTTTACTATGGCTGAAGTAAAAAAAGAAAATAATTTATGGATAGTTCAATGTGTAGTGGATGTGTAA
- a CDS encoding DNA internalization-related competence protein ComEC/Rec2: MEKHYLVKEVKTPIFILTSSFILGFFLSFYKFPFLILIFFILGYFVFIFLFYKNRYFLSLWLGFLLIFYLIGYFHFKNLKNSYLNQHKAEKIELLATIEKVEPYYYGYLNTAFSASLGKFIFKTDKKYFFPGQRCLITFQNKEYQEYFNPFSFEKETSLLVKGIEAELKFLKEKGFVCEENKNFNLERIRYKLFNFSEKLSGTAKGLIQALVLGVEYNFPEEYKEKLKDQGLYHQLAISGFNLAVLFGIFYKIFYHLLKFTPLIKIGYPLQNISYLLALPSAFLILLLSGFCPPAFRAFIFLSLFIISKLFFRNTSSLILLFLTASLILIFQPYLIGNLSFQLSFVATLGLIIGDRIFKTYFKELISTSNTILKSINYFFYLFLLSFIVSLFVFPFIIYINGTFPLATPINNLIATFFWSFIFIPFSIFIALLSFLNENIALNLANILAKVFDYYIKIPFFEWTYKFKVPINLVILFTIFSLLIFIALSHFIKNYKKYLLWCLISLIFYLSIYYFYEKTFYILIFDVGRASANLIKNKDSFILIDTGPNYLKDFNWTKVYLLPVLDKLGVEVIDLAIISHPDLDHSGGLETLKENFYMKKVISGNFDPENWKKTNILILPDPIKNPEALKIKDAEIFLFPGKMPYEDLNRESLVVYIEYKGLTILFPGDIDKIRFYRMKEKGEIFPVEILVSPHHGSKYSIDENIINWLNPKVVLTSGRGSNFPHQEYLKVLERFNKPQFSTERVGAIFIFPKDDYYLICFEREKKKNFLFSALFPFVPLYFEDEFCRKFEYHKNL, from the coding sequence TTGGAGAAGCACTATTTGGTAAAAGAAGTTAAAACACCTATATTTATACTTACTTCCTCTTTTATTTTAGGATTTTTTCTCAGTTTTTATAAATTTCCCTTTTTAATTTTAATTTTTTTTATTTTAGGATATTTTGTTTTTATATTTCTTTTTTATAAAAATCGTTATTTTTTAAGTTTATGGTTAGGATTTTTGCTTATTTTTTATTTAATAGGCTATTTTCATTTTAAAAATCTTAAAAATTCCTATTTAAATCAACATAAAGCAGAGAAAATAGAACTTTTAGCTACCATTGAAAAAGTAGAACCATATTATTATGGATATTTAAATACTGCATTTAGCGCGTCTTTAGGAAAATTTATATTTAAAACAGATAAAAAATATTTTTTTCCTGGACAAAGGTGTCTTATAACTTTTCAAAATAAAGAATACCAAGAATATTTTAATCCTTTTTCTTTTGAAAAGGAAACTTCGCTTTTAGTAAAAGGAATAGAAGCAGAATTAAAATTTTTAAAAGAAAAAGGTTTTGTTTGTGAAGAAAATAAAAATTTTAATTTAGAGAGAATTAGATATAAGCTTTTTAATTTTTCTGAAAAACTATCTGGAACAGCAAAAGGACTTATTCAGGCTTTAGTTTTAGGAGTTGAATATAATTTTCCAGAAGAATATAAAGAAAAATTGAAAGATCAAGGACTTTATCATCAATTAGCTATTTCTGGCTTTAATTTAGCTGTTCTTTTTGGTATTTTTTATAAAATATTTTATCACCTTTTAAAATTTACACCTTTAATAAAAATAGGCTATCCTTTACAAAATATTTCTTATTTATTGGCCTTACCTTCAGCATTTTTAATTTTACTTCTTTCTGGATTTTGCCCTCCAGCTTTCAGAGCATTTATATTTTTGTCTCTTTTTATAATAAGTAAGCTATTTTTTAGGAATACCTCATCTTTAATATTACTTTTTCTCACTGCATCCTTGATTTTAATTTTTCAGCCCTATTTAATTGGGAATCTTTCCTTTCAGCTTTCTTTTGTAGCAACCTTAGGATTAATAATAGGTGATAGAATATTCAAAACCTATTTTAAAGAACTTATTTCTACTTCGAATACTATTCTAAAAAGTATTAACTATTTTTTCTATCTATTTTTACTTTCTTTTATAGTGAGTCTTTTTGTATTTCCTTTTATAATTTATATTAACGGAACATTTCCTTTAGCAACTCCTATTAATAACCTTATAGCCACATTTTTTTGGAGCTTTATTTTTATTCCCTTTTCTATTTTTATAGCTCTTTTATCTTTTTTAAATGAAAATATTGCTTTAAATTTAGCTAATATTTTAGCTAAAGTTTTTGATTATTACATTAAAATTCCTTTTTTTGAATGGACCTATAAATTTAAAGTACCTATTAATTTGGTCATACTTTTTACAATTTTTAGCTTATTAATTTTTATTGCTTTGAGTCACTTTATAAAAAATTATAAAAAATATCTTTTATGGTGCTTAATTAGTTTAATTTTTTATTTATCAATTTATTATTTTTATGAAAAAACTTTTTACATTTTAATTTTTGATGTAGGAAGAGCAAGTGCAAATTTAATAAAAAATAAAGATTCTTTTATTTTAATTGATACAGGACCAAATTATTTAAAAGACTTTAACTGGACAAAAGTTTACTTGTTACCAGTTTTAGATAAACTTGGTGTAGAAGTAATAGATCTTGCAATTATTTCCCATCCTGATCTGGATCATAGTGGAGGATTAGAAACTTTGAAAGAAAATTTTTATATGAAAAAAGTAATTTCCGGAAATTTTGATCCTGAAAATTGGAAAAAAACAAATATTTTAATTTTGCCAGATCCTATTAAAAATCCCGAAGCTTTAAAAATAAAGGATGCAGAAATTTTTCTTTTTCCTGGTAAAATGCCCTATGAAGATCTAAACCGAGAAAGTTTAGTTGTTTATATAGAATATAAAGGATTAACTATTCTTTTTCCTGGAGATATAGATAAAATAAGGTTTTATCGCATGAAAGAAAAAGGGGAAATATTTCCTGTAGAAATTTTGGTTTCTCCACATCATGGTTCGAAATACAGTATAGATGAAAATATTATAAATTGGTTAAATCCAAAAGTTGTTTTAACTTCAGGTAGAGGAAGCAATTTTCCTCATCAAGAGTATTTAAAGGTTTTAGAAAGATTTAATAAACCACAATTTTCTACAGAAAGGGTAGGAGCTATTTTTATTTTTCCAAAAGATGATTATTATTTAATATGCTTTGAAAGGGAGAAGAAAAAAAATTTTTTATTCTCAGCGCTTTTTCCTTTTGTTCCTTTATATTTTGAAGATGAATTTTGTAGAAAATTTGAATACCATAAAAATTTATAA
- the atpG gene encoding ATP synthase F1 subunit gamma: protein MPALRDIRRKIEAVKRIGQITKAMNMVASAKLRTLQQRLEGFRPYRRKFEEAIDNVLSAGGINIQKIPFLQKREVKKVGIILITADKGLCGAFNSNLIKEAEKAIDRFKKEGKEVELICVGRKGFTYFRKKVAIRESYLNIMGKILMQDARKIARSAMMAYLAGEWDEVYIIYGYFVNVVRQIPKMEKLLPLSFEKPLEPGEKKISYAYIYEPEEEELLSQILPLYINTLVFSAMLETAVSEQAARMTAMDNANKACGDMVKQLTLFYNKVRQATITKELMDIVGGAEALIKG, encoded by the coding sequence ATGCCAGCTTTGCGAGATATTAGAAGAAAGATAGAAGCTGTTAAAAGAATTGGTCAAATCACTAAAGCTATGAATATGGTTGCTTCAGCTAAATTACGTACTTTACAGCAGAGGTTAGAGGGTTTCCGTCCTTATAGAAGAAAATTTGAAGAAGCAATTGATAATGTATTAAGTGCGGGTGGGATAAATATTCAAAAAATTCCCTTTTTACAAAAAAGAGAAGTAAAAAAGGTAGGGATAATTTTAATAACTGCAGATAAAGGATTATGTGGAGCTTTTAATTCAAATTTAATAAAAGAAGCAGAAAAGGCTATAGATAGATTTAAAAAGGAAGGAAAAGAGGTTGAACTTATTTGTGTAGGTAGGAAAGGGTTCACTTATTTTAGAAAAAAGGTTGCTATTAGAGAGAGTTATCTTAATATAATGGGCAAAATTTTAATGCAAGATGCTCGTAAAATTGCCCGTTCTGCTATGATGGCCTATCTTGCAGGTGAATGGGATGAGGTATATATTATATATGGATATTTTGTGAATGTAGTAAGACAAATTCCTAAGATGGAAAAACTACTTCCTTTGAGCTTTGAAAAACCTTTAGAACCAGGAGAGAAAAAGATTTCATATGCCTATATTTATGAACCGGAGGAGGAAGAACTTCTATCTCAAATTTTACCTCTTTATATAAATACTCTTGTATTTTCAGCTATGCTTGAGACTGCAGTAAGTGAGCAGGCAGCTCGTATGACAGCTATGGATAATGCTAACAAAGCCTGTGGAGATATGGTAAAACAGTTAACCTTATTTTATAATAAAGTTAGACAGGCAACCATTACTAAAGAATTAATGGATATTGTAGGAGGAGCAGAAGCACTTATTAAAGGTTAA
- the der gene encoding ribosome biogenesis GTPase Der: MFKVAIVGRPNVGKSTLFNTLIGERKAIVEKTPGITRDIIEGYAELEDKKGILLIDTGGINWGGKDFFNKTIIELVDKTLAEADLVLLVVDAKEGLTSEDLITAEYLRKKDKKVILVVNKVEGKEDEERAIEFYKLGFENIVFISAKNQKNIAQLKDLIKKYAKDHLEEIPEIEVIKIAIIGRPNVGKSTLLNRLLGYERMIVSEIPGTTRDCVDVFLTLPDGRKYLLIDTPGIRRRTKIDKRAEKFSVDKALETIKKVDIVLFMITAEEGITNQDQRLLRQIQKNYKACILLVNKWDLFDTKREAGNLMLENIKYGIRFISWVPILTISAKTGRRVNQIFPLIEEVYQQYNKRVNTALVNKILEDLKKNYTFNVKGKRIKFYYATQVEVKPPTFVIFININPDEIPKHIEKFMENSFRKFLEFNKVPVKVVFRLRD; encoded by the coding sequence ATGTTCAAAGTTGCCATTGTAGGAAGACCAAATGTAGGAAAATCTACTCTTTTTAATACCTTAATAGGTGAAAGAAAAGCTATTGTAGAAAAAACTCCAGGAATTACAAGAGACATAATCGAAGGCTATGCGGAATTAGAAGATAAAAAGGGTATCCTTCTTATCGATACAGGAGGTATTAATTGGGGTGGAAAGGATTTTTTTAATAAAACTATCATTGAATTGGTTGACAAGACTTTAGCTGAGGCAGATCTTGTATTATTAGTAGTTGATGCTAAAGAAGGACTTACAAGTGAAGATTTAATAACTGCTGAATATTTAAGAAAGAAAGATAAGAAGGTCATTTTAGTAGTTAATAAGGTAGAAGGGAAAGAAGACGAAGAAAGGGCTATAGAATTTTACAAGTTAGGTTTTGAGAATATAGTTTTTATATCTGCTAAGAATCAAAAAAATATTGCTCAATTAAAAGATCTAATAAAAAAATATGCTAAAGATCATTTAGAAGAGATACCAGAGATTGAGGTTATTAAAATTGCAATAATAGGAAGACCAAATGTAGGAAAAAGCACTTTACTTAATAGACTTTTAGGTTATGAAAGAATGATTGTTTCTGAAATACCAGGAACTACAAGAGATTGTGTAGATGTTTTTTTAACTTTACCAGATGGGAGAAAATATCTCTTGATTGATACCCCAGGAATAAGAAGAAGAACCAAAATTGATAAGAGAGCAGAGAAATTTAGTGTAGATAAAGCCTTAGAAACCATTAAAAAAGTAGATATAGTTCTTTTTATGATAACTGCTGAAGAAGGGATAACCAATCAAGATCAAAGATTATTAAGACAGATACAGAAAAATTATAAAGCATGTATCCTTCTTGTTAATAAATGGGATTTATTTGATACTAAAAGAGAGGCAGGAAATCTTATGTTAGAGAATATAAAATATGGCATCAGATTTATTTCTTGGGTTCCTATTTTGACGATTTCTGCAAAAACTGGAAGAAGGGTTAATCAAATTTTTCCCTTAATTGAAGAGGTTTATCAGCAATACAATAAAAGAGTAAATACCGCTTTGGTAAATAAAATTTTAGAAGATTTGAAAAAAAATTATACTTTTAATGTAAAGGGTAAAAGAATTAAATTTTATTATGCTACTCAAGTTGAAGTAAAACCTCCTACATTTGTAATTTTTATTAATATTAATCCTGATGAAATCCCTAAGCATATAGAAAAATTTATGGAAAATAGCTTTCGAAAATTTTTAGAATTTAATAAGGTTCCAGTTAAAGTAGTTTTTAGGTTAAGAGATTAA
- a CDS encoding OmpA family protein codes for MSTPPIIIKKVKKIVAGHHGGSWKVAYADFLAGMMTFFLLMWLITIMEPKQKAQIAAYFKKFNIFQKAGISMLMEYYRSGKISSPKLQTLSTEIPPIKGEAEHFKRIIETRLKSLREHVLINIEEEKEVLRLEIIELVNKPLFYSGSAELTPDAKKILAFFAKELAERPVTIEVEGHTDAVPSRRGKIGNWELSTARALSAMLELERNGVPPEKILSVAGYADNFPLFKDNPLDPRNRRITLVVKFQKSTSLPKE; via the coding sequence ATGAGCACACCCCCCATCATTATCAAAAAGGTTAAAAAAATAGTTGCAGGACATCATGGAGGTTCTTGGAAAGTAGCTTATGCTGACTTTTTAGCTGGAATGATGACTTTTTTTCTTCTTATGTGGTTAATTACCATTATGGAACCCAAACAAAAAGCTCAAATAGCTGCTTATTTTAAAAAATTTAATATTTTTCAAAAAGCAGGAATAAGTATGCTTATGGAATATTATAGAAGTGGAAAAATAAGTTCTCCAAAATTGCAAACCCTTTCCACAGAAATTCCACCAATAAAAGGAGAGGCTGAACATTTTAAAAGAATTATAGAAACTCGTTTGAAATCTCTTAGAGAACATGTTCTTATAAATATAGAGGAAGAAAAAGAAGTTCTTCGTTTAGAAATAATAGAACTTGTTAATAAACCTTTATTTTATAGTGGAAGTGCCGAATTAACACCAGATGCAAAAAAGATATTGGCATTCTTTGCAAAGGAGTTAGCAGAAAGACCTGTAACAATTGAAGTAGAAGGACATACTGATGCGGTTCCTTCAAGGAGAGGAAAAATAGGGAATTGGGAATTATCAACTGCAAGGGCTCTTTCTGCTATGTTAGAATTAGAAAGAAATGGAGTTCCTCCTGAAAAAATATTATCTGTTGCTGGATACGCAGATAATTTCCCATTATTTAAAGATAATCCTTTAGACCCAAGAAATAGAAGAATCACTTTGGTAGTTAAATTCCAAAAATCTACTTCTCTCCCTAAGGAATAA
- a CDS encoding PilZ domain-containing protein → MEREAVRIDVILPFKAEKISSEEVKNKIARIIGDIPLFSYIPLKDTIDESLNAWLKLINAKLDYLISVLTREKEGFNDLPFQKINISEKGIRFPSETPYEIGDFVEIKTVIDIYQPLGFYLYGEVLRCEKKENYYEVAIKFINLPKDIKEKISYFIFCKEREFIRELRSE, encoded by the coding sequence ATGGAAAGAGAAGCTGTTAGAATAGACGTGATCCTACCTTTTAAAGCAGAAAAAATATCTTCTGAAGAAGTAAAAAATAAAATTGCTCGAATTATAGGAGATATTCCTCTTTTTTCTTATATTCCTTTAAAAGATACCATAGATGAAAGTTTAAATGCCTGGCTTAAATTAATCAATGCTAAATTAGATTATCTAATAAGTGTTTTGACAAGAGAAAAAGAGGGTTTTAATGATCTTCCTTTTCAAAAGATCAATATAAGTGAAAAAGGAATTAGATTCCCATCTGAAACCCCTTATGAAATAGGAGATTTCGTTGAAATTAAAACTGTAATTGATATTTATCAACCCTTAGGATTTTATCTTTATGGTGAAGTTTTAAGATGTGAAAAAAAAGAAAATTATTATGAAGTAGCAATAAAATTTATTAACCTCCCTAAGGATATAAAGGAAAAAATCAGCTATTTTATCTTTTGTAAAGAAAGGGAATTCATCAGAGAATTGAGGTCCGAATAA
- a CDS encoding 5-formyltetrahydrofolate cyclo-ligase → MENFSKSHIRSYIFQLRKKYSSEILKNFSLEICKLIEPIPLYKKSQKIAFYFAKDKEVSLEYLIGKAFLEGKKVYLPKTWLKEKTLTFHQIFSFSDLRPGPFGLLEPPFENPELKPENFEIIFVPGVAFDLKKGRIGYGGGFYDKILKKTKAFKIGVAFSFQIFENLPLEKHDQKVNIIITEKGIINGLGNFT, encoded by the coding sequence ATGGAAAATTTTTCTAAATCTCATATAAGATCTTATATTTTCCAACTTAGGAAAAAATATTCCTCAGAAATTTTAAAAAATTTTAGTCTTGAGATTTGTAAATTAATAGAACCCATACCTTTATATAAAAAAAGTCAAAAAATAGCTTTTTATTTTGCAAAAGATAAGGAGGTATCCTTAGAATATTTAATAGGAAAAGCTTTTTTAGAAGGTAAAAAAGTTTATTTACCTAAAACTTGGCTTAAAGAAAAAACTCTAACCTTTCATCAAATTTTTAGTTTTTCAGATCTTAGACCAGGTCCTTTTGGATTATTGGAGCCCCCTTTTGAAAATCCTGAATTAAAGCCAGAAAATTTTGAAATAATATTTGTTCCTGGTGTTGCTTTTGATCTTAAAAAGGGAAGAATAGGTTATGGGGGAGGATTTTATGATAAAATATTAAAAAAAACAAAAGCTTTTAAAATTGGAGTAGCTTTTTCCTTTCAAATATTTGAAAATTTACCTTTAGAAAAACACGATCAAAAAGTAAATATAATTATTACAGAGAAGGGAATTATTAATGGATTGGGAAACTTTACTTAA
- a CDS encoding F0F1 ATP synthase subunit epsilon has protein sequence MAKILLEVVTPDRVVVSEEVDIVTAPGVEGEFGVLANHAPMIAAVKIGPLHYRVGDKEEWVAISGGFCEVSRNKITFLVEAAERAYEIDVERALRAKERAEKRIQAYLARTEEIDYARARAALQRALTRLYVAERAKRGVPR, from the coding sequence ATGGCTAAGATTCTTCTTGAAGTAGTGACGCCAGATAGAGTAGTTGTTAGTGAAGAGGTTGATATAGTTACAGCACCAGGAGTTGAAGGAGAATTTGGAGTACTTGCTAATCACGCTCCCATGATAGCAGCAGTTAAAATTGGTCCCCTTCATTATAGAGTAGGAGATAAAGAGGAATGGGTAGCTATAAGTGGAGGTTTTTGCGAAGTTTCAAGAAATAAAATTACTTTTTTGGTTGAGGCAGCAGAAAGAGCATACGAAATAGATGTAGAAAGGGCTTTAAGAGCAAAGGAAAGAGCTGAAAAAAGGATTCAAGCTTATTTAGCCCGAACAGAAGAAATAGATTACGCAAGAGCAAGAGCTGCTTTACAAAGGGCTTTAACAAGACTTTATGTAGCAGAAAGAGCCAAAAGAGGAGTTCCCAGATAA
- the motA gene encoding flagellar motor stator protein MotA encodes MPSAVGLFIVLVCVFGGYALERGNFSVIIQPVEWMIIFGAAFGALFTASSSTALKGVFQGAVQALTKPQIYTKQDFIELLLLLNEIFRKIKKEGLISIEQDIENPEASRIFSAYPKILNNHIAIDFIRNTFRSILTTNITHFELDALLENEIEIIHQEFKSPVERLEKLADSMPGLGLVAAVLGIILTMGKIDEPPEVLGHHLSIALAGTFFGILTCYGIMAPLAQKMEFFCEQHKEYLNVIKVAIVHFIGGGAPQIAVEFARRNISPHLRPSFEELESLIRGKK; translated from the coding sequence ATGCCTTCTGCAGTGGGATTATTTATAGTATTAGTATGTGTTTTTGGAGGTTATGCTCTTGAACGTGGTAACTTTTCAGTAATAATCCAACCTGTTGAATGGATGATCATATTTGGAGCTGCTTTTGGAGCCTTATTTACTGCTTCATCAAGTACTGCATTAAAGGGTGTCTTTCAAGGAGCGGTTCAAGCTTTAACTAAACCTCAAATATATACAAAACAAGATTTTATTGAACTCCTTCTTCTTTTAAATGAAATTTTTAGAAAAATAAAAAAAGAGGGGTTAATTTCTATTGAACAAGATATAGAAAATCCAGAGGCAAGTAGAATTTTTTCAGCCTATCCTAAAATATTAAATAATCATATAGCGATTGATTTTATAAGAAATACTTTTAGATCTATTTTGACTACTAACATTACTCATTTTGAATTGGATGCTCTTTTAGAAAATGAGATAGAAATAATCCATCAGGAATTTAAAAGCCCTGTGGAAAGATTAGAAAAATTAGCTGACTCAATGCCAGGACTTGGTTTAGTCGCTGCAGTTTTAGGAATTATTTTAACTATGGGAAAGATTGATGAACCTCCTGAAGTATTGGGGCACCATCTTTCTATAGCTCTTGCTGGAACTTTCTTTGGAATACTAACCTGCTATGGAATTATGGCACCTCTTGCTCAAAAAATGGAATTTTTTTGTGAACAGCATAAAGAATACTTAAATGTAATTAAAGTAGCTATTGTTCATTTTATTGGAGGAGGAGCACCCCAAATAGCAGTTGAGTTTGCAAGAAGAAATATATCTCCCCATTTAAGACCCTCTTTTGAAGAATTAGAAAGTTTAATCAGAGGAAAAAAATAA